The DNA sequence CGATTTTATCTATGCATTATTGGTGTAAAAGATAAAATTGGACGTTAGTGCTATTCAATCCTACCATAATGAAGCCAAAGAAGAAAATTCTATTTTCTTCTTGCACTATTTGTGCTAATAATCAGGATTCTCTCTTCATCTTTTGTACCTTTGGAATTATCTTCTCTTTTTCATAAGAAAATATTATCGTGCATACTCATGTTCCAAGAGGCACTATTAAGGTCACCTTGAAAAATGGCCTTTTCACCCAATCTCTACGTTGTGCCGGGAAATTTTATTCTCGGAATATCAAAAGTTTGCCTCCGGTAAAATTTCCTGCCACGCGGGAGATCAGGCTTTTTATGACGCCATCAACTTTCCAGTCAGCCACCTAATTCTCAATACTCGAATGAACAACATCAGAAACTTCAGCATAATTGCCCATATCGACCATGGTAAATCAACTCTAGCCGACAGGATGATCCAGATGTGCGATCTCGTTACCGATCGGGAGTTCAAGGATCAGCTTCTCGACAGCATGGATATTGAGCGGGAAAGGGGGATTACCATCAAAAGCCAGACCATCTGTCTGCCTTATACAGCTGATAACGGCAAACAGTATATCCTCAATCTGGTTGATACTCCAGGACATGTCGATTTCAGCTACGAGGTATCACGGGCGCTGACCTCCTGTGAAGGTGCATTGTTGCTGATCGATGCCGCTCAAGGTGTTGAAGCACAAACCCTGGCAAACCTGTATCTGGCGATGGAAAACGATCTTGATATCATACCTGTTATCAATAAAATTGATTTACCGTCTGCCGAGCCTGAAAAAATTGCCGATCAGATAGAAGAAGATTTAGGACTTGAACGAGACCTTATCCAGCTCTGTTCCGCTAAAACCGGCCAGGGAGTCAAGGAAATTTTCGAGGCAATCATTAACCATCTTCCTCCACCTGAGGGTGATCCGGACGATAAGCTGCAAGCGCTCATCTTCGATGCAACTTACGATGCCTTTCGTGGTACCATAATTTCCTGCCGAATAATAAACGGTAAAGTCAAGCCAGGCGACACCATTGTCTTTATGTCAAACAACATCTCTCACCGGGTCGAGGAAGTCGGACTGTTTAAACTCAGGAAAGAACCGCAAAAGGAGCTGCAGGCCGGTCAGGTCGGTTATATAATAGCCGGCGTGAAAACCGTTCAGGATACCCGTCCAGGCGATACCATCACCCTGAAGAACGACCCCTGCCCCCGAGCTCTGCCTGGGTTCAAAGAGGCTCAACAGGTTGTCTTTTCATCTATTTACCCGATTTCAACAGATGAGTATGAGAATTTGGCGACTGCCCTTGAAAAGCTTCAGCTTAATGATGCCTCTTTGATCTTCCAGAAGGATTCTTCTGCCGCCCTGGGTTTTGGTTTCCGCTGCGGATTCCTGGGATTGCTTCATCTTGAGGTGGTCCAGGAGAGACTGGAAAGGGAATTCGATATATCGCTGATCCTCACAGTTCCTTCGGTGAAGTATCTTTTTCACCTTAATGATTCTTCAATAGTTGAAGTTGACAACCCGGCTCATTTCCCCGATCCCTCAGTCATTAGCAGAGTTGAAGAACCGTTTATCAAAGCAACTATACTTATTCCGGAAAAATACATGGGCGTAGTCATGACGCTTTGTATGGAACGTCGGGGGGAGAACACCAATTATCACTACCCGATGCCGGGAAGAATTGAATTTACCTGCGAACTGCCGCTCGGTGAAGTAATCTACGATTTTTACGACAAACTCAAATCAGTCACTCAGGGCTATGGGTCTTTTGATTACGAAATGCTTGATTACCGAAAGAGTAATCTGGTCAAGCTTGATATTCTGGTGAACGGCGAATGCGTAGACGCCCTTTCTCAGCTGGTTCACCGGGATAAGGCTCGAGCCCGCGGACTGCTGGCCTGCGAAAAGCTGAAAGAGGAAATTCCCAGACAGATGTTCAAGATAGCAATACAGGCCGCCATCGGAGGCACAATCATTGCCAGAACAACTATTTCGGCGCTGCGAAAGGATGTCACCGCAAAATGTTATGGCGGCGACATTTCACGTAAGAGAAAGTTGCTGGAAAAACAGAAGGCAGGAAAGAAGCGGATGAAAACCGTAGGAAACGTCGAAATACCCCAGAAGGCCTTCCTGTCGGTTCTCAAGTCCGATCAATGATCAATAGCCTTATCCGGCATCTGTGCTATGAGTGTGGGGAGTCATCGGGCGACGAAACAGGATCCTCTGTCAGAAACGCAGCCAAGGCATCTTTGAGTGCATCGGTTCCAAGACCTGATTTAGCTGAAAAGAGAATTCTCTCTGTTGCGGAAATACCCAGACCCGCATCAAGCAAAGCTGCGTTTCTGCTTCTCTGGTTGCCGGATAATTTATCGGCTTTGGTGTAGACGGCCAGGCAGGCTATGCCCTCTGTCCTCAGCCAGTCAAGAAGTTGTCTGTCGTGGTTCTTGGGAGGATGACGCAGATCGATGATGACCACCACACAACGCAGACTGTTGCGTTGTTCAAGATATTGGGCGATTAATTTCCCCCAGCTGCTCTGCATAGATTTAGATACTTTGGCAAAGCCATATCCCGGCAGATCCACCATATATACCTGGCCGTCGATCAGGAAGAAATTCAACCCCTGGGTTTTGCCCGGGGTTGAGCTGACCTTGACATAGCTTTTTCTGCCGAAAAGACGATTCAGCAGAGAAGACTTGCCTACATTCGATCTTCCGGCAAAAGCAAATTCCGGTAAATCCGGGGGAGGCAGCTGTGTTAATGAATGGGCACTGAGGAGAAACTCGGTCTCATGGTAATAGATCATTGGTTCTTTCCCATCCGTTTATATCACCTTGTTCAAGGAATATTCAATTATTCCTTCCGCTCCATTCTTCTTCAATTTTGGTATCAGATCACGTACCACGTCCTCTGAAATAACAGTTTCAACGGAGAACCAGTCCGTCTGGTAAAGATTGGCAATAGTAGGCGCATTGAGACTGGGAAGAATATCGACTATGCCCTGCAGTTTGCCTTCAGGTACATTCATTTTCAGACCCACGATTCTATCAGCCCGCAGTGAGCCCTGGAGAAGCATGGACATGTTCTCGATTTTCTCACGTTTCCATGGGTCATTCCAGGCATCCTTATTGGCAATGAACTGGGTATTGGACTCCATCAATTCATGGATAATACGCAGACCATGCGCCCGAATAGTGCTTTCGGTTTCGGTCACCTCGACCACCGCATCGGCAAGACCCGAAACGACCTTTGCTTCAGTCGCCCCCCAGGAAAACTCGATGTCGACATTTATATTTTTTCCCTTGAAGAAGCGCGTGGTGACATTGACCAGTTCAGTGGCAATTTTTTTCCCTTCAAGATCCTCCAGACACTGGATGTCGGAATTACCAGCCACTGCAATGATCCACCGTGTCGGTTTCCGACTTACCTTCGAGTACACCAGATCGCTGACTATCACCGCCTCTGACTGGTTTTCCATGATCCAGTCTTTTCCGGTAATTCCTGCATCCAGCATGCCGCTCTCTACATACCTCGACATCTCTTGAGGTCTGCATATGGAACATATCAGTTCCGGATCATCGATCTCCGGGAAATAGTTCCTGGCAGCAGGCTTTATCAGCCACCCTGCGCTTTCAAAAAGTGCAATGGTCGCTTTTTCCAGGCTGCCCTTAGGTAATCCAAGTTTCAACTGCTTCATGTTAAGCTCCAGACAATTATAGTTTTTTCGTAACTATTCAGTAGTTCAGGGCAAACTGCCGCTTTTTAGTAC is a window from the Desulfopila inferna genome containing:
- the lepA gene encoding translation elongation factor 4; protein product: MNNIRNFSIIAHIDHGKSTLADRMIQMCDLVTDREFKDQLLDSMDIERERGITIKSQTICLPYTADNGKQYILNLVDTPGHVDFSYEVSRALTSCEGALLLIDAAQGVEAQTLANLYLAMENDLDIIPVINKIDLPSAEPEKIADQIEEDLGLERDLIQLCSAKTGQGVKEIFEAIINHLPPPEGDPDDKLQALIFDATYDAFRGTIISCRIINGKVKPGDTIVFMSNNISHRVEEVGLFKLRKEPQKELQAGQVGYIIAGVKTVQDTRPGDTITLKNDPCPRALPGFKEAQQVVFSSIYPISTDEYENLATALEKLQLNDASLIFQKDSSAALGFGFRCGFLGLLHLEVVQERLEREFDISLILTVPSVKYLFHLNDSSIVEVDNPAHFPDPSVISRVEEPFIKATILIPEKYMGVVMTLCMERRGENTNYHYPMPGRIEFTCELPLGEVIYDFYDKLKSVTQGYGSFDYEMLDYRKSNLVKLDILVNGECVDALSQLVHRDKARARGLLACEKLKEEIPRQMFKIAIQAAIGGTIIARTTISALRKDVTAKCYGGDISRKRKLLEKQKAGKKRMKTVGNVEIPQKAFLSVLKSDQ
- the yihA gene encoding ribosome biogenesis GTP-binding protein YihA/YsxC; the protein is MIYYHETEFLLSAHSLTQLPPPDLPEFAFAGRSNVGKSSLLNRLFGRKSYVKVSSTPGKTQGLNFFLIDGQVYMVDLPGYGFAKVSKSMQSSWGKLIAQYLEQRNSLRCVVVIIDLRHPPKNHDRQLLDWLRTEGIACLAVYTKADKLSGNQRSRNAALLDAGLGISATERILFSAKSGLGTDALKDALAAFLTEDPVSSPDDSPHS
- the hisG gene encoding ATP phosphoribosyltransferase; protein product: MKQLKLGLPKGSLEKATIALFESAGWLIKPAARNYFPEIDDPELICSICRPQEMSRYVESGMLDAGITGKDWIMENQSEAVIVSDLVYSKVSRKPTRWIIAVAGNSDIQCLEDLEGKKIATELVNVTTRFFKGKNINVDIEFSWGATEAKVVSGLADAVVEVTETESTIRAHGLRIIHELMESNTQFIANKDAWNDPWKREKIENMSMLLQGSLRADRIVGLKMNVPEGKLQGIVDILPSLNAPTIANLYQTDWFSVETVISEDVVRDLIPKLKKNGAEGIIEYSLNKVI